A region of Labeo rohita strain BAU-BD-2019 chromosome 2, IGBB_LRoh.1.0, whole genome shotgun sequence DNA encodes the following proteins:
- the LOC127173804 gene encoding P2X purinoceptor 7 — MSDDEATEFYEDEDETFEFDGRPYLFEPEYTEEELRERRERREIERQRAEEAAASRATTQPRITGRWWCSCRCCEIMPTDMECFCCKEWDLLHRRSQDARCVTLAEGFSSLLDLWVLEAFFHVPKLNWARRPTPEGPDGHLSTEQCRLVAYRVFLEWVLQGEKLGPGERQVLPSCVVTAIRKKYPSTSGVYSGFQEAEDASRII, encoded by the exons ATGTCGGACGATGAAGCTACTGAGTTTTATGAAGACGAGGATGAAACATTTGAGTTTGATGGGCGTCCTTATTTATTTGAGCCTGAATATACGGAGGAAGAGCTGCGTGAGCGCCGTGAAAGGAGAGAGATTGAGAGACAGCGTGCGGAGGAAGCAGCTGCAAGCAGAGCCACAACACAGCCTCGTATCACGGGGAGATGGTGGTGTTCCTGCCGGTGCTGTGAGATAATGCCTACCGACATGGAGTGTTTTTGTTGCAAAGAGTGGGACCTTTTGCACCGTCGCAGTCAAGATGCACGCTGCGTGACATTAGCGGAAGGCTTTTCTTCCCTTCTGGACTTGTGGGTATTGGAAGCCTTTTTCCATGTCCCAAAATTAAACTGGGCACGAAGACCCACGCCGGAGGGACCAGATGGACATTTATCTACTGA ACAGTGCAGACTTGTGGCCTACCGGGTTTTCCTCGAATGGGTGCTTCAAGGAGAGAAACTGGGACCAGGGGAAAGACAAGTTCTGCCAAGCTGTGTGGTTACtgcaataagaaaaaaatacccTTCTACCAGTGGAGTATACAGTGGATTCCAGGAGGCAGAAGACGCTTCCAGGATCATCTAG
- the LOC127173151 gene encoding uncharacterized protein LOC127173151, which yields MTATSAGITKDKRKVREDRMVRVCAFPGCGKKMRSYVPESFHRLPLHESTCKQWLVVLQVDVDTPIHILKQKDYRVCSAHFDPDDIIISDSKPRQRMRLKKSAIPKATQLSPEASASENPAMYPSEMAAVPQSTPQKPHKPRRSDWSTGLSFTISSPKQPSVRQRTRPSSSGQYTARPASWQYPQVRTETPPSLWSPSRETSGVTQSEDVEEGAASALDTSVQDMSISFGEMDLDRKDISFVPFSDTTSSSPSSGSVSSSGSTNGWAGRKWIVDEAKLMELFRTCSQCGVAIEDKRVATRASQIIIHWTCLKGHTGEWASCTDQRKMGRNNLLSCAATFFTGATYSDIKEWAKLINLQLPSKSQFYAIQSKYLIPVTNHAYKGQQQKILERIFQLSAAGQKLEMCGDARCDSPGYSCKYSTYSFQDDATKEILHFELVQVTEASSSVAMEAMGFQRGLNHLLDLGLDIGVMVTDRSPSIRKLMRESYGNIRHEYDPWHVNKSLKKKLASVSNKKNYRELRPWLRSISNHLYWSCSSSHGDEQECVRRWTSVLHHIRGIHRWEENGREYQCAHPPLSEEDQEKKRWLEHDSPAFRALTELVEEKTLLRDLRQMALFKHTGSLEVFHNVTLKYAPKRLHFAYDSMRARTELAIIDHNMNIGRKQKTLEGNPQYKYVYTKTTQQWVAKPVYEPTSQEFRKDLMEDVLNMREEKSLEPWPRPPPLPKRLLQNIAPVPRPDPSELVAQRLSRFKQLL from the exons ATGACTGCAACTTCAGCTGGCATTACGAAGGATAAGAGAAAAGTTAGAGAAGACAGAATGGTTCGCGTTTGTGCTTTTCCAGGTTGCGGCAAAAAGATGAGAAGCTATGTTCCGGAAAGTTTTCACAGGCTACCTCTACACGAGTCAACTTGCAAGCAGTGGCTTGTTGTTTTGCAAGTCGATGTCGACACACCTATCCACATACTAAAACAGAAGGATTACCGTGTATGTAGTGCACATTTTGATCCTGACGACATCATTATAAGTGACTCTAAGCCTCGACAACGAATGCGTCTGAAGAAAAGTGCCATCCCGAAAGCGACACAACTTTCTCCGGAG GCCAGTGCCTCTGAGAACCCAGCAATGTATCCCTCTGAAATGGCTGCTGTCCCCCAGTCCACACCTCAAAAACCACACAAACCTAGGaggtctgattggtccactggcCTCAGTTTTACAATTTCAAGCCCCAAACAGCCATCAGTAAGGCAACGAACTAGGCCATCATCATCTGGACAATACACTGCACGACCTGCATCATGGCAATACCCACAG GTTAGGACTGAAACACCCCCCTCATTGTGGAGTCCCTCGAGGGAAACCAGTGGTGTGACACAATCA GAAGATGTAGAGGAAGGTGCTGCAAGTGCTTTAGACACATCTGTGCAAGACATGAGCATTAGCTTTGGGGAAATGGATTTGGACCGTAAAGACATCAGTTTTGTGCCCTTCAGTGACACCACCTCATCCAGCCCAAGCTCTGGCTCTGTGTCCAGCTCTGGCAGCACAAATGGATGGGCAGGAAGAAAGTGGATAGTCGATGAGGCCAAGCTAATGGAGCTTTTTAGAACATGCTCCCAGTGTGGTGTGGCCATCGAGGACAAACGAGTTGCCACACGTGCCAGCCAGATCATAATACACTGGACGTGTTTGAAGGGACACACCGGGGAATGGGCATCATGCACCGACCAAAGAAAAATGGGCCGCAACAACCTCCTGTCATGTGCTGCAACATTTTTCACCGGAGCCACCTACTCGGACATCAAAGAATGGGCAAAACTTATCAACCTGCAGCTACCAAGCAAATCTCAGTTTTACGCCATTCAATCCAAATACCTCATCCCTGTGACAAATCATGCATACAAGGGACAGCAACAAAAAATTCTGGAGAGGATTTTTCAACTTTCTGCTGCAGGGCAAAAACTGGAAATGTGTGGTGATGCGAGGTGTGATAGCCCTG GCTACAGCTGCAAGTACAGCACCTATTCTTTTCAAGATGATGCAACAAAAGAGATTCTTCATTTTGAACTAGTACAG GTTACAGAAGCATCGAGTTCTGTGGCAATGGAGGCAATGGGCTTTCAGAGAGGCCTAAATCACCTCCTTGATCTCGGGCTGGACATTGGGGTGATGGTGACCGACAGATCGCCATCAATAAGAAAACTAATGAGGGAAAGCTATGGCAACATTCGTCATGAATATGACCCATGGCATGTGAACAAGA GTCTCAAGAAGAAACTGGCGTCTGTctctaacaaaaaaaattacagagaGCTTCGACCATGGCTGAGGTCTATTAGCAATCACTTATACTGGTCATGCAGTTCCAGTCATGGTGATGAACAG GAGTGTGTGCGACGGTGGACATCTGTACTTCACCATATTCGTGGCATCCACAGATGGGAAGAGAATGGGCGGGAGTACCAATGTGCTCATCCACCTCTCTCAGAGGAGGATCAGGAGAAAAAAAGGTGGCTGGAACATGACTCCCCAGCTTTCCGTGCTCTCACAGAGTTAGTTGAGGAAAAAACTCTCCTGCGTGACCTGAGACAGATGGCTCTGTTCAAGCACACTG GATCACTTGAAGTTTTTCATAACGTCACCCTGAAGTATGCGCCAAAGCGACTTCACTTTGCTTACGACTCGATGAGAGCTCGCACAGAGTTGGCCATCATAGATCACAATATGAATATTGGaaggaaacaaaaaacacttgaGG GAAATCCGCAGTACAAGTACGTGTACACAAAGACAACACAGCAGTGGGTGGCTAAGCCGGTGTATGAGCCCACCTCTCAGGAGTTTCGAAAAGACCTGATGGAGGACGTCTTGAACATGAGGGAGGAGAAAAGCCTGGAACCTTGGCCCCGTCCTCCACCTCTCCCAAAAAGGTTGCTGCAAAACATCGCACCAGTGCCGAGGCCAGACCCGTCTGAGTTGGTGGCCCAAAGGCTGTCGCGCTTCAAgcaacttttgtaa